In a single window of the Armatimonadia bacterium genome:
- a CDS encoding glycosyltransferase family 1 protein, which yields MSHATTHGLRIVINACSVTGAATGIGNYTRNLVSALSQTAGQQQYIALRSHRGEGSESQGGQLREHVVDTRAPLWEQLQLPNLLHDLKAQVYHNPAFGLPVVRTVPQVCTVHDCIPRLFPEYAPPWLRHFFEHWAPVWLRGADHIICASAHTRHDVEHLYGITPSRLSVVHQAADGAYQPVRDPARLEALMVRYGIDAPYVLYVGRIELRKNVAGLLAAFREVRKRVARPLMLVMAGPSEPGTYDPEGVLPPEGRSGDVLVTGYVPTSDLVSLYSGCAVFCLPSFYEGFGIPVLEAMQCGAPVVTSRVSSLPEVGGNACLYVDPYDSVSIADGLECVLGDDVARECMREAGLERSREFSLDRFALQTAAVYQRVANECQQDTRTEDPV from the coding sequence ATGTCGCACGCAACAACTCACGGTCTCCGCATAGTCATCAACGCTTGCTCTGTGACGGGTGCCGCAACGGGCATTGGTAACTACACGCGGAACCTCGTCTCCGCCCTGTCGCAGACCGCCGGACAACAGCAGTACATCGCGCTCCGCTCTCACCGCGGGGAGGGCAGCGAGAGCCAAGGCGGCCAACTACGCGAGCATGTCGTCGATACGCGGGCGCCACTGTGGGAGCAGCTGCAGTTGCCCAACCTCCTGCACGACCTCAAGGCGCAGGTCTACCACAACCCGGCCTTCGGCTTGCCCGTTGTCAGGACGGTACCCCAGGTCTGTACCGTCCACGACTGCATCCCCAGGCTCTTCCCCGAGTACGCGCCCCCCTGGCTCCGCCATTTCTTTGAGCACTGGGCTCCTGTGTGGCTGCGCGGCGCTGACCACATCATCTGCGCCTCCGCGCACACCCGCCACGACGTTGAGCATCTGTACGGGATCACTCCATCACGGCTCTCAGTCGTGCACCAAGCGGCCGATGGCGCATACCAGCCAGTGAGAGACCCCGCTCGACTCGAGGCGCTGATGGTGCGATACGGGATCGACGCACCCTATGTGCTGTACGTGGGGCGAATAGAACTGCGCAAGAACGTAGCAGGGCTACTGGCGGCCTTTCGAGAGGTGCGGAAACGCGTGGCTCGACCACTGATGCTGGTGATGGCCGGCCCGAGTGAGCCCGGGACCTACGACCCTGAAGGGGTGCTGCCGCCAGAGGGGCGGTCTGGCGATGTCTTGGTTACCGGGTACGTACCGACGTCCGACCTCGTCTCTCTGTACAGTGGTTGTGCTGTCTTCTGTCTCCCGTCCTTCTACGAGGGGTTCGGTATCCCGGTGCTCGAAGCCATGCAGTGCGGTGCTCCGGTGGTCACGTCACGCGTGTCGTCACTGCCGGAGGTCGGGGGCAACGCGTGCCTCTACGTGGATCCCTACGATTCCGTGAGCATTGCCGACGGTCTGGAATGCGTGCTCGGCGATGACGTAGCGCGGGAGTGCATGCGTGAGGCTGGTCTGGAGAGATCACGTGAGTTCTCGCTGGACAGATTCGCACTGCAGACTGCTGCGGTCTACCAGCGCGTTGCGAATGAGTGCCAGCAGGACACGCGGACCGAGGACCCTGTATGA
- a CDS encoding glycosyltransferase, whose translation MKLTAGIRVRNGEPWAEECLGSLSRFVDAIVVLDDGSTDRTSDICRACDKVVHCIRWQKSFFHEGLDRNMVLALAQDTRPDWVLMMDIDEVFEDRIVDSIDMMMHQDEFVVWGFRMLHFWRGKTHFRLDANWGDETHHHVHPRLFRSQLGLHYPLQTIHGAHVLGLRGQAALSKVLIRHYGYSYEDRIKQKYELYSRVDPGGDYRHLLNDDGAVMVEYRPGLELEKLLAVGP comes from the coding sequence ATGAAGCTGACGGCCGGCATCCGTGTGAGAAACGGCGAGCCATGGGCGGAGGAGTGCCTTGGATCGCTCAGTCGATTCGTCGACGCGATAGTGGTTCTTGACGACGGATCGACCGATCGGACGTCAGACATCTGCCGCGCGTGCGATAAGGTTGTGCACTGCATCCGCTGGCAAAAGAGCTTCTTCCATGAGGGGCTGGACCGCAATATGGTGCTGGCCCTGGCTCAGGACACGCGACCAGACTGGGTCCTGATGATGGACATAGATGAGGTGTTCGAAGACCGGATCGTCGACAGCATTGACATGATGATGCATCAGGACGAGTTCGTAGTCTGGGGCTTCCGCATGCTGCATTTCTGGCGCGGAAAGACGCACTTTCGGTTGGACGCCAACTGGGGCGACGAGACACATCACCATGTCCATCCGCGCCTGTTCCGGAGCCAGCTAGGGTTGCACTACCCCCTGCAGACCATCCACGGGGCTCATGTCCTGGGCCTGAGAGGTCAGGCAGCCCTGTCGAAGGTGCTGATCAGGCATTACGGGTATTCCTACGAGGACAGAATCAAGCAGAAGTACGAGTTGTACTCACGCGTCGACCCGGGAGGCGACTACCGGCATCTGCTCAACGACGACGGTGCGGTCATGGTGGAGTACAGACCCGGCCTGGAGCTCGAGAAGCTGTTGGCGGTGGGGCCGTGA
- a CDS encoding glycosyltransferase family 1 protein, with the protein MRIAVDCRSVFEGCGGIGNYALHLVRALAAVNSRDEFVLLCSTLRPQTHVVQQANFRQVACPAAMIDAGWEQLQLPAMLTELGADLYHNPTFSVPIVAPCPTVSTIHDVVFHFRTELVEPHLCAYLQQWSLAATRTATRILTVSQYSKRAIMEAYGVHESRIDVTYEAADLARFRPSYVGPQEDELRAKHDIRGPFILYVGSLEPKKNLDRLLDAYQVAKRDACIPHSLVLAGGTGGRPYDAPAAIAERRLQNHVRVTGFLADDLLPCAYNAADLFVYPSLYEGFGLPPLEAMACGTPSIVSNGTSLPEVVGQAAWLVDPADTDALAAALVRLSTDRGAHDQLSRDGPQRARQFSWQRTALDTLACYRRAVGEHDVHTSC; encoded by the coding sequence GTGAGGATAGCGGTTGACTGCCGTTCTGTATTCGAGGGGTGCGGCGGAATCGGGAATTACGCGCTACACCTTGTGCGAGCGCTGGCCGCAGTGAACTCGCGGGATGAGTTCGTGCTCCTGTGTAGCACGTTGCGACCCCAGACCCACGTAGTGCAGCAGGCCAACTTCCGGCAGGTCGCGTGCCCTGCGGCCATGATAGACGCAGGTTGGGAGCAGTTACAGCTGCCAGCCATGCTCACAGAGCTCGGGGCCGACCTCTACCACAACCCTACCTTCTCAGTCCCTATCGTAGCTCCGTGCCCCACAGTAAGCACAATCCATGACGTCGTCTTCCACTTCCGGACAGAGCTCGTCGAGCCGCACCTATGCGCATATCTGCAGCAATGGAGCCTGGCTGCTACACGCACCGCCACACGCATCCTGACTGTATCACAGTACTCCAAACGGGCGATCATGGAGGCCTACGGGGTGCATGAGAGCCGCATCGACGTCACCTACGAGGCCGCAGACCTAGCGCGCTTCCGGCCGTCATATGTCGGGCCTCAGGAGGACGAACTGCGCGCGAAGCACGACATCCGCGGCCCGTTCATCCTTTACGTCGGTTCGCTGGAACCCAAGAAGAACCTCGATCGCCTGCTCGATGCGTACCAGGTTGCGAAGCGCGACGCGTGCATCCCGCACTCACTGGTATTGGCAGGGGGTACTGGTGGGAGACCATATGACGCACCCGCAGCAATCGCTGAGCGTCGTCTGCAGAACCATGTGCGCGTGACGGGCTTCCTGGCTGATGACCTGTTGCCTTGTGCCTACAACGCCGCCGATCTGTTCGTCTATCCGTCACTGTACGAGGGCTTTGGCCTGCCGCCGCTGGAGGCGATGGCGTGCGGCACGCCGTCCATCGTGTCGAACGGGACCTCCCTCCCTGAGGTGGTGGGTCAGGCGGCTTGGCTGGTCGACCCTGCGGACACGGACGCTCTGGCCGCTGCCTTGGTGCGGCTGTCAACCGACCGAGGTGCGCACGACCAGCTATCGCGGGACGGCCCACAACGCGCACGGCAGTTCAGCTGGCAGCGGACCGCCCTTGACACACTGGCCTGCTACCGACGTGCCGTTGGCGAGCATGACGTGCACACCTCCTGCTAA
- a CDS encoding glycosyltransferase family 4 protein, whose amino-acid sequence MRVLHVSSEYPPIQVFGLGRAVQSLATAQASLGADVHVVTNSIGGQDRDVTMEGVRVHRIDFPSPPKPPDDTSAVIQFNISALQTAARVADNTGVPDVIHVHDWLTVLCGRVLKWMHPAAQLVCTIHDTAQGKYFGRLERWQQYMAHLERWAGIEADSVICCSEFVRGEMIQHYDCPPGRIAVIPCGVDERRSAVEGDLASFRTMFGAPDDLLVLYLGRLDQEKGVGVLLDAMSQVVGIVPQAKLLLVGKGPLQAALQEQMRGLNLGSRAEFVGYLTGNVLAAVLRQAAVLVVPSLYEPFGIVALEGMLTHTPVVVSDTGGLSEIVTDGETGLKAAPGDARSLAQAILRVLCDDALRERLAENGYQHARTHYDCRDMAARTLQAYGCEA is encoded by the coding sequence ATGCGTGTATTGCATGTTTCTTCAGAGTACCCACCAATCCAGGTCTTTGGACTGGGGCGTGCCGTGCAGAGCCTGGCGACGGCGCAGGCTTCGCTGGGTGCGGACGTGCACGTGGTCACCAACAGCATCGGCGGCCAGGACCGAGATGTTACTATGGAGGGTGTACGGGTGCACCGGATAGACTTCCCGTCTCCACCCAAGCCGCCTGACGACACCTCGGCTGTCATCCAGTTCAACATCTCGGCACTGCAGACTGCGGCGCGGGTGGCGGACAACACCGGCGTCCCGGATGTGATCCACGTCCACGACTGGCTCACAGTACTCTGCGGACGGGTGCTCAAGTGGATGCACCCAGCAGCTCAGCTGGTATGTACGATCCACGACACCGCTCAGGGCAAGTACTTCGGACGCCTGGAGCGCTGGCAGCAGTACATGGCCCACCTTGAGCGCTGGGCAGGGATCGAGGCAGACAGTGTGATCTGCTGCAGCGAGTTCGTTCGAGGGGAGATGATCCAGCACTACGACTGCCCTCCCGGGAGAATCGCTGTCATCCCGTGCGGTGTCGACGAACGGAGGTCTGCGGTGGAGGGCGACCTGGCCAGCTTCCGTACGATGTTCGGGGCGCCCGATGACCTGCTGGTGTTGTACCTGGGGCGCCTGGATCAGGAGAAGGGCGTCGGCGTGCTTCTCGACGCCATGTCTCAAGTGGTCGGGATCGTGCCCCAGGCCAAGCTGCTGCTGGTCGGCAAAGGACCCCTTCAGGCGGCCCTGCAGGAACAGATGCGCGGGCTCAATCTGGGGTCTCGGGCTGAGTTCGTCGGCTATCTCACAGGGAATGTGCTCGCGGCCGTGTTGCGACAGGCGGCGGTGCTCGTGGTGCCCAGCCTCTACGAGCCGTTCGGGATCGTGGCTCTGGAGGGCATGTTAACTCACACGCCTGTCGTCGTCTCAGACACCGGTGGTCTGTCTGAGATTGTGACTGACGGGGAGACCGGTCTGAAGGCGGCCCCAGGCGATGCTCGCTCCCTTGCGCAGGCCATCCTGCGTGTGCTGTGCGACGACGCCTTGCGCGAGCGACTCGCGGAGAACGGCTACCAGCACGCAAGAACGCACTACGACTGCCGGGACATGGCAGCGAGGACCTTGCAGGCCTATGGATGCGAGGCATGA
- a CDS encoding glycosyltransferase family 2 protein, with the protein MDARHEPQAQADIVIPVYNQLEYTRACLDSLRSATDWPHQLIIIDNGSSDGTSEYLSSLQSAGWPLQVIANSRNLGFTLAANQGMRAARSHYVVLLNNDTTVTQHWLFGLLRVAESSDDIGIVGPKILSPQTDCIRGIGGLVFREGRVQGPLGEGCSREDPTYGVPCEVQYAEGSCMLIKRPVIETIGYLDEQYAPAYYEDTDYCFRAREAGFRIVYSPYSAIYHHSTVTAQTVQREDSQFTRAALRNERTFRERWSHRFG; encoded by the coding sequence ATGGATGCGAGGCATGAACCGCAAGCACAAGCCGACATCGTGATTCCAGTCTACAACCAACTGGAGTACACGCGGGCTTGCCTAGATAGCCTACGTAGCGCAACTGACTGGCCCCATCAGCTCATCATCATCGACAATGGTAGCAGCGATGGGACCTCAGAGTACCTATCCAGCCTTCAGTCTGCGGGCTGGCCCCTACAGGTCATCGCGAACAGCCGAAATCTGGGGTTCACCCTGGCGGCGAACCAAGGCATGCGGGCTGCACGCAGTCATTACGTCGTGTTGCTGAACAACGACACTACAGTTACCCAGCACTGGCTCTTCGGTCTCCTCCGCGTTGCCGAGAGTTCGGATGACATCGGCATCGTGGGACCAAAGATACTGTCACCGCAGACCGACTGCATCCGGGGTATCGGTGGCTTGGTCTTCCGTGAAGGACGGGTCCAGGGACCGCTCGGTGAAGGCTGCAGCCGAGAGGACCCCACCTATGGGGTGCCCTGTGAGGTCCAGTACGCTGAGGGCTCCTGCATGTTGATTAAGCGACCGGTGATCGAGACCATCGGGTATCTGGACGAGCAGTACGCTCCCGCGTACTACGAGGACACGGACTACTGCTTTCGCGCTCGGGAGGCCGGGTTTCGCATCGTGTACTCGCCTTATTCCGCTATCTACCACCACTCGACGGTTACAGCACAGACCGTGCAGCGCGAAGACAGTCAGTTCACCCGCGCGGCATTGCGCAACGAGCGGACCTTCCGGGAGCGGTGGAGCCACCGGTTCGGGTAG
- a CDS encoding glycosyltransferase, with protein MQIAVDVRLLEVSGTGSSVYTANLLGGLIMLAPDHRFLLISGSPRTSLPLPVAANVTVVPSDGAALCDERWEQLVLPVELERLAPDVFWSPTLTLPMLKACPSVLTVYDLGFEAHPEYYSPELRRYLGRWVAPSCQVADHLVALSQFGREELCRTYGVAMDKVTVIGGAPGAQFHQLADGSGLGALGERLKVEGLFVLAVGGTARNKNLPGLLSAFGKALEEVGDDWTLVVAGRPGPGVAEAATQVRRLGLHEHVVFAGLVSDGELAQLYRTAGVFAFLSLYEGFGLPPLEAMASGTPVLCSRTASLPEVVGDAAYLVDPTDQAEVAEGLLALMRSTALRRQLSAAGLRRASEFSWERSAQCMLSVLERASGLRPRPRHGGKDRPARVLVSRIGARGDVLQTTPVLRAVRQRWPGAELTYHTSHAHCELLANNPDVDLVQSDSRPIATRDYDVVIDLNRAYEDAPDRAQRHRIELYARRAGVSVTDTSLVLVPTDLEYAQARRIADEHHLGEAGTVVGFGLRAVSVQQRCWFDDRWQGLADSLAGEGMRIVTFGGPGERGLDGPRVTNTMGVADMRVARALMEYCHLVVTVDTGWAHVAASAGKPIVGLFGADSPQCVLPPDGDWVAIRAELPCSPCFCRPCRDRTCMDAITVDKVYRQVLRKVGTLRGDGPAHREVVPT; from the coding sequence ATGCAGATCGCAGTGGACGTGAGGCTGCTAGAAGTATCGGGCACGGGGAGTTCAGTCTACACAGCGAACCTTCTGGGTGGACTGATCATGCTGGCTCCCGACCATCGTTTCCTGCTCATCTCGGGTTCGCCGCGCACATCACTGCCCTTGCCCGTGGCAGCGAACGTGACAGTGGTGCCGTCCGATGGTGCCGCCCTGTGCGATGAGCGCTGGGAGCAACTGGTTCTGCCAGTCGAGTTGGAGCGACTGGCTCCGGACGTTTTCTGGTCACCGACCCTAACCTTGCCGATGCTGAAGGCGTGTCCGAGCGTCCTCACCGTCTACGACTTGGGGTTCGAGGCTCACCCGGAGTACTACTCGCCTGAACTCCGGCGGTACCTCGGTCGGTGGGTCGCCCCAAGTTGTCAGGTGGCAGACCATCTGGTCGCGCTGTCCCAGTTTGGTCGCGAAGAGCTTTGCCGAACCTACGGAGTGGCAATGGACAAGGTGACTGTGATAGGAGGGGCTCCGGGCGCGCAGTTCCACCAGCTGGCCGATGGCTCCGGTCTGGGGGCACTCGGCGAACGCCTGAAGGTTGAGGGCTTGTTCGTGCTTGCCGTCGGCGGGACGGCAAGGAACAAGAACCTCCCGGGTCTGCTGTCCGCCTTCGGGAAGGCGCTGGAGGAGGTTGGGGACGACTGGACGCTGGTCGTGGCGGGCCGCCCGGGGCCTGGCGTCGCCGAGGCAGCAACACAAGTGCGCAGGCTTGGACTGCACGAGCATGTCGTCTTTGCGGGGCTTGTGTCGGACGGGGAGCTTGCGCAGCTGTACCGCACGGCGGGTGTATTCGCCTTCCTATCGCTGTACGAAGGGTTTGGCCTGCCGCCGCTCGAGGCCATGGCCTCCGGAACGCCAGTCTTGTGTTCGCGGACCGCGTCACTGCCCGAAGTGGTCGGTGATGCGGCCTACCTCGTCGACCCTACAGACCAAGCCGAGGTCGCCGAGGGCCTGCTCGCCCTGATGCGAAGCACGGCGCTGCGGCGGCAGCTCTCGGCGGCCGGTCTACGTCGCGCGTCGGAGTTCTCCTGGGAACGCTCTGCACAGTGCATGCTGTCAGTGCTCGAGCGGGCGTCGGGCCTGCGACCGAGACCTCGCCATGGGGGAAAGGACCGTCCTGCACGCGTACTCGTGTCACGCATCGGCGCACGTGGCGACGTTCTGCAGACCACGCCGGTTCTGCGCGCTGTGAGACAGCGCTGGCCCGGTGCCGAGCTGACCTATCACACAAGCCATGCGCACTGCGAACTGCTCGCCAACAATCCCGACGTTGACTTGGTGCAGTCAGACAGCCGTCCCATCGCCACGCGGGACTACGATGTGGTCATTGACCTCAACCGTGCCTACGAGGATGCACCAGACCGCGCCCAACGCCATCGGATCGAGTTGTACGCGCGACGTGCAGGTGTCTCGGTCACAGACACGTCGCTGGTACTCGTCCCAACGGATCTCGAGTACGCCCAGGCCCGTCGGATCGCGGATGAACATCATCTGGGCGAAGCCGGCACTGTGGTCGGCTTTGGTCTGAGAGCCGTGAGTGTGCAGCAGCGCTGCTGGTTCGACGACCGCTGGCAGGGGCTCGCAGACTCGCTTGCCGGCGAGGGTATGCGCATCGTGACCTTTGGCGGTCCTGGGGAGCGCGGGCTGGACGGACCGCGAGTGACGAACACAATGGGCGTAGCCGATATGCGAGTCGCACGTGCTCTCATGGAGTACTGTCATCTGGTAGTCACTGTTGACACCGGGTGGGCGCATGTAGCCGCATCAGCAGGGAAGCCCATCGTAGGCCTTTTTGGAGCCGATTCCCCACAGTGTGTACTGCCGCCGGATGGCGACTGGGTCGCCATCCGGGCCGAGTTGCCGTGCTCACCGTGCTTCTGCAGGCCGTGCCGCGACCGCACCTGCATGGACGCTATCACGGTTGACAAGGTCTACAGACAGGTCCTTCGCAAGGTAGGAACGCTGAGGGGCGATGGTCCAGCCCACCGGGAGGTTGTTCCCACTTGA
- a CDS encoding glycosyltransferase family 4 protein, with protein sequence MLCLATEYPPARGYGLGRYAREHCAALVRHGVAVDVACNNWDSEVDAYREDGVSVHNAPLAVPFSGHTWVADVLQHNVVLLGRCLEMMRAAGGYNLILAHDWLAAAAAAALKALHRVPLVVAMHDTQRGKTAGQPDENEQYIARVEEWICEVADLVLANSHFIERELIQAYQVPPEKITVVGCGVRSEDFQTSADIEVFRTLFCARRERLVGFVGRLARVKGPDVLVQAVPAILSVCPDTQFVFAGDGSMRDGLLRQAREAGVAERVRLVGHLTGDVLAAFYHACDVIAIPSLYEPFGMVALEAMAAGRPVIASATGGLKETVLAGATGVAIPPRDPRALASAVVQLLMNPQAAASLGRQAQERIATEFRWDDVATRTVRAWEHLATADGQGVR encoded by the coding sequence GTGCTGTGCCTAGCCACAGAGTATCCGCCCGCGCGGGGGTATGGTCTGGGACGATACGCTCGTGAACACTGTGCTGCCCTGGTGCGGCACGGAGTCGCGGTCGATGTCGCGTGCAACAACTGGGATAGCGAGGTGGACGCGTACAGGGAGGACGGGGTATCGGTCCACAATGCGCCGTTGGCAGTCCCGTTCTCTGGTCACACGTGGGTGGCCGACGTGTTGCAGCACAATGTTGTGCTCCTGGGCCGCTGCCTTGAGATGATGCGCGCCGCTGGGGGCTACAACCTGATCCTGGCACACGACTGGCTGGCAGCAGCAGCAGCGGCAGCTCTCAAAGCCCTCCACAGGGTGCCACTAGTCGTGGCCATGCACGACACCCAGAGGGGGAAGACCGCAGGACAGCCTGACGAGAACGAGCAGTACATCGCCCGAGTGGAGGAGTGGATCTGCGAGGTGGCTGACCTTGTGCTGGCCAACAGCCACTTCATCGAGCGAGAACTCATCCAGGCCTACCAAGTGCCACCGGAGAAGATCACGGTCGTGGGCTGCGGCGTCCGGTCCGAGGATTTCCAGACCTCGGCCGACATAGAGGTGTTCCGCACGCTTTTCTGTGCTCGTCGAGAGCGCCTTGTGGGGTTCGTCGGCCGCCTCGCGCGTGTCAAGGGCCCGGACGTCCTGGTCCAGGCGGTCCCGGCCATCCTCAGCGTCTGCCCCGACACGCAGTTCGTCTTCGCTGGTGACGGTAGCATGAGGGATGGGCTGCTTCGGCAGGCGCGAGAAGCGGGCGTTGCCGAACGGGTGAGGCTTGTTGGCCATCTCACAGGTGACGTTCTGGCCGCCTTCTACCACGCTTGCGATGTGATTGCCATCCCGAGCCTCTACGAACCCTTTGGGATGGTGGCACTTGAGGCGATGGCGGCCGGCAGGCCCGTCATCGCCTCAGCCACTGGCGGCCTGAAGGAAACGGTTCTTGCAGGTGCCACCGGCGTTGCGATCCCTCCGAGAGACCCCCGAGCCCTGGCGTCAGCCGTGGTGCAGCTGCTGATGAACCCGCAGGCGGCCGCGAGCCTCGGACGTCAGGCTCAGGAACGCATCGCCACGGAGTTCCGTTGGGACGATGTCGCAACGCGCACAGTGCGGGCCTGGGAGCACTTGGCGACAGCAGACGGCCAGGGAGTGAGGTAG
- a CDS encoding iron-sulfur cluster assembly scaffold protein has protein sequence MFSDTVMDHFTNPRHVGTLASPDAVGTAGTPGRGNYMVLQLRVDGDRIVDCAYMTFGCPPAIAAGSALTEIIKGMRTGDALRITAEHLEEALGGLPLGRKHCAALAVQALRAALSSVLPNASSDA, from the coding sequence GTGTTCAGTGACACGGTCATGGACCACTTCACTAACCCCAGGCACGTGGGTACGCTGGCCTCGCCCGACGCCGTTGGCACGGCTGGCACGCCCGGACGCGGCAACTACATGGTTCTGCAGCTCAGGGTGGACGGTGACCGCATCGTGGACTGCGCGTACATGACTTTTGGGTGCCCTCCTGCCATCGCTGCGGGGAGCGCACTGACGGAGATCATCAAAGGGATGCGGACCGGCGATGCACTCCGCATCACCGCTGAGCATCTGGAGGAGGCGCTAGGTGGGTTGCCCCTGGGCCGGAAGCACTGTGCGGCCCTCGCCGTGCAAGCCCTGCGTGCGGCGCTATCATCCGTTCTGCCGAACGCCTCCTCAGACGCCTGA